The proteins below come from a single Chitinophaga pinensis DSM 2588 genomic window:
- a CDS encoding TolC family protein: MKRKTFIILMAIMWTSAQQGSAQSKVLDDYIQSAFAQNQGLKQQHFQLDKSLYALQEAKSLFYPQVGLTGNYTKAGGGRTIDIPIGDLLNPAYSALNQLTNSSKFPQLENQSILLNPDNFYDVHLRTTLPLVNTEIWYAQKIRRENISLQQAGVNVYKRRLVRDIKTAYYQYYQAGKAVDIYNTARSQVQENIRVNTSFLTNGVTNSTALTRAKAELQRIEASITEAENKKRNAGAYFNFLLNRDLKSGIILDSTIFLSQEISSAPTGTSNVREELQQLSRQQKIADLTYRQSKSYLVPKLSTFLDLGSQDFNFKVNSQSRYYMWGVNLQWDLFAAGQRKYKAQQAAIDVSNIQAAYNEASLSFQLEQQTAENNYHTAVANFNSAHEQLQLSEKYYNDQSKVYKAGQLLYIELLDAQNQLTNARLQLSVAFAAVQTALADIERAQASYKL; encoded by the coding sequence ATGAAAAGAAAAACGTTCATAATACTAATGGCTATTATGTGGACGTCCGCGCAGCAAGGATCTGCGCAGAGCAAGGTGCTGGATGACTATATTCAGAGCGCTTTTGCACAGAATCAGGGGCTGAAACAGCAGCATTTCCAGCTGGATAAATCACTTTACGCATTACAGGAGGCCAAAAGCCTGTTCTACCCACAGGTAGGACTCACCGGCAACTATACAAAAGCAGGCGGCGGCCGTACCATTGATATTCCGATTGGCGACCTGCTCAACCCGGCTTATAGCGCCCTGAACCAGCTAACCAACTCCTCCAAATTCCCACAGCTGGAAAATCAGTCCATACTACTCAACCCGGACAACTTTTATGACGTACACCTTCGCACGACCCTCCCGCTGGTCAATACCGAAATATGGTACGCACAAAAGATCCGCCGCGAAAATATCAGTCTCCAGCAGGCAGGTGTAAACGTCTATAAACGCCGGCTCGTCAGAGACATTAAAACAGCTTACTATCAATACTACCAGGCCGGGAAAGCAGTGGACATCTACAATACCGCACGCTCACAGGTGCAGGAGAATATCCGGGTGAACACCAGCTTCCTGACCAATGGTGTAACCAATAGCACCGCCCTTACCCGCGCCAAAGCAGAATTGCAGCGTATTGAAGCCTCCATCACAGAAGCAGAAAACAAAAAACGGAACGCCGGAGCCTACTTTAACTTCCTGCTGAACAGAGACCTGAAATCAGGCATCATACTCGACAGTACCATCTTCCTGTCGCAGGAAATCTCCTCCGCACCCACCGGTACCTCCAATGTCAGGGAAGAATTACAACAACTCTCCCGGCAACAAAAAATAGCAGACCTTACCTATCGCCAGTCAAAGTCTTATCTCGTACCGAAACTCAGCACCTTCCTGGATCTCGGTTCACAGGACTTCAACTTCAAAGTAAACAGTCAGTCCAGGTATTACATGTGGGGCGTAAACCTGCAATGGGACCTCTTTGCTGCCGGACAACGCAAATACAAAGCACAACAGGCAGCGATCGATGTAAGCAACATCCAGGCGGCTTACAATGAAGCCAGTCTCTCCTTCCAGCTGGAACAACAGACGGCAGAAAACAATTACCACACCGCTGTAGCCAATTTTAACAGCGCACACGAACAATTACAACTCTCCGAAAAATATTACAATGACCAGTCCAAGGTCTATAAAGCAGGACAGCTGCTCTATATAGAATTGCTGGATGCCCAGAACCAGCTGACCAACGCGCGTCTGCAACTTTCCGTGGCCTTCGCAGCAGTACAAACAGCGCTCGCAGATATCGAACGCGCACAAGCTTCCTATAAACTTTAA
- a CDS encoding Na+/H+ antiporter: MIYENLLLILSLLFVVFMLMMLGQRLKVSYPIFLVLGGLVIGFLPGVPRIKMEPELVFLLFLPPLLFEAAWYTSWHNFWKWKRPISLLAFGLVLFTSCIVAYVSNAMIPGFTLGLGFLLGGIISPPDAVAATAVLKNIKLPKRALYILEGESLVNDASSLIVFRFALLSIVSGTFSIHQAATDFFLVTIMGILTGLAIGHVFYAILRWFPTTPSISTAMTFMAPYFMYIGAEAFHFSGVMAVVSGGLFLSFRSHEIFNYNTRMQAVSVWKTVAFVLNGIVFILIGLELPEIVEGLGDYSLGEAIHYGVIISVLAILIRILWMYPATYIPRMLFKSIRTKENHPGWRAPLVIALAGMRGVVSLASALSIPLALDNGTNFPHRNLILFITFVVIFVTLVIQGLFLPLITRLLKVKEIDNIVPEVEQETGIRLQLMKVAHKQLQDAYQKDIEENELIANLQQQLQSGISLSATKLASLECDDTELQEIERFHGVKKHLIALQRKELFRLKKEHLYDDEVLRKQEALLDLEEAEINGRSNH; this comes from the coding sequence ATGATTTACGAAAATCTGTTGTTGATTTTATCGCTTTTGTTTGTCGTTTTCATGCTGATGATGCTCGGCCAGCGACTCAAAGTGTCCTATCCGATTTTTTTAGTGCTCGGAGGGTTGGTGATCGGATTCCTTCCAGGAGTGCCACGCATTAAAATGGAACCCGAATTAGTGTTCCTTTTATTCCTGCCGCCGCTTCTATTTGAAGCGGCCTGGTATACGTCATGGCACAACTTCTGGAAATGGAAACGGCCTATTTCGCTGCTGGCATTCGGACTGGTACTGTTCACTTCGTGTATCGTTGCCTATGTATCCAACGCCATGATACCTGGCTTTACACTGGGCCTGGGTTTCCTCCTGGGTGGAATTATTTCTCCTCCGGATGCGGTCGCAGCCACTGCCGTCCTGAAGAATATCAAACTGCCTAAACGGGCATTATATATACTGGAAGGAGAAAGTCTGGTAAACGATGCATCGAGCCTGATCGTATTCCGGTTCGCTTTACTCTCTATCGTGTCCGGTACCTTTTCCATACACCAGGCAGCCACAGATTTCTTCCTGGTAACGATCATGGGTATCCTCACCGGACTGGCCATCGGACATGTATTTTACGCTATTCTCCGCTGGTTTCCGACCACGCCAAGCATATCAACGGCCATGACCTTTATGGCGCCTTATTTTATGTATATCGGCGCAGAAGCCTTCCATTTCTCCGGTGTAATGGCCGTGGTAAGCGGCGGATTATTCCTCTCCTTCCGCTCTCATGAGATATTTAACTACAACACCCGTATGCAGGCAGTCAGCGTCTGGAAAACGGTCGCGTTTGTGTTAAATGGAATTGTTTTCATCCTGATCGGACTGGAATTGCCGGAAATTGTGGAAGGACTCGGAGACTATTCCCTCGGTGAGGCGATCCACTATGGGGTGATCATTAGTGTATTGGCCATCTTGATTCGTATCCTCTGGATGTATCCCGCTACCTACATCCCCCGTATGCTTTTCAAATCTATCCGTACGAAGGAAAACCACCCCGGCTGGAGAGCGCCTTTAGTCATCGCACTGGCCGGTATGCGGGGCGTAGTTTCGCTGGCTTCTGCCCTGTCCATTCCCCTGGCACTGGACAATGGCACTAACTTTCCCCATCGTAACCTGATCCTGTTCATCACCTTCGTGGTCATCTTCGTCACACTGGTCATCCAGGGGCTGTTCCTGCCGCTGATCACCCGCTTACTGAAGGTGAAGGAGATTGACAATATAGTGCCGGAAGTAGAGCAAGAAACAGGCATCAGACTGCAACTCATGAAAGTCGCCCACAAGCAGCTACAAGACGCTTATCAGAAAGATATCGAAGAAAATGAGCTGATAGCTAACCTGCAACAGCAGTTACAAAGCGGCATTTCGCTCTCTGCTACCAAACTGGCGTCACTGGAATGTGATGATACCGAACTACAGGAAATAGAACGTTTCCATGGGGTTAAAAAACACCTGATTGCCTTACAGCGAAAGGAATTATTCAGGTTAAAAAAAGAGCACCTCTATGATGATGAGGTGCTCCGTAAACAAGAGGCATTATTAGATCTTGAAGAAGCGGAAATAAACGGCAGAAGCAATCACTAA
- a CDS encoding TetR/AcrR family transcriptional regulator, with protein MGISDRKEREKQEMRKLIIGTAMDMFIHDGYEKTSIRNIAEKIEYSPATIYLYYKDKDELLYEVQGEAFGELYKAFEKEATSTDPLEKLEQLLHSYVKFGFEHPDLYDLMFILRSPMKAVSEDWPNCDESFDFLLKTVTPCMHQLRFTDPGVASLSIWALGHGLISLFVRQRIKVMQLTEEEQRALITSTVDEYLRLIRK; from the coding sequence ATGGGTATTAGTGATCGTAAGGAAAGGGAAAAGCAGGAGATGCGTAAACTGATCATCGGCACCGCGATGGACATGTTCATCCATGATGGATATGAAAAGACCTCTATCAGGAACATAGCTGAAAAGATAGAATATAGCCCTGCCACCATTTACCTCTATTATAAAGACAAGGACGAACTGTTGTACGAAGTACAGGGAGAAGCCTTTGGAGAATTATACAAAGCCTTCGAAAAAGAAGCCACCTCCACCGATCCGTTGGAAAAGCTGGAACAATTGCTCCACTCCTACGTAAAATTCGGCTTTGAACATCCGGACCTCTATGACCTGATGTTTATACTCCGCTCACCCATGAAAGCAGTCAGCGAAGACTGGCCCAATTGTGATGAGTCATTTGACTTCCTCTTAAAGACAGTAACACCTTGTATGCATCAGCTACGCTTCACCGATCCCGGCGTGGCATCACTGTCCATCTGGGCATTAGGACACGGACTCATTTCCCTCTTCGTCAGACAACGCATCAAAGTAATGCAACTGACTGAAGAAGAACAACGGGCATTGATCACCAGTACCGTAGACGAATACCTCCGACTCATCAGGAAATAA
- a CDS encoding NAD-dependent epimerase/dehydratase family protein — translation MSSTASNVSESGIYTILGAGGIIAKELTSVLLENGKQVRLVSRKVQAVDGASVMAADITDPLQTRRAISGSSVVFLVVGLTYNHKLWQEAWPKIIQNVIHACSEGGIPLIFFDNVYMYGLVDGKMTEDTPFNPRSKKGEVRALIAGKIMDRVKEGRLTATIARAADFYGPGADTTGILNMMVIDKLAKGQTANWLGNDHVTHSYTYTPDAGKALYLLASDPSTYNQVWHLPTKNPAPNGKEYVEMVAAALHTKPKYMKLGTFMIKLAGFFNTTIAELHEMMYQTTHPYIFDSTKFEKHFNFTPTSYEDGIAAIVKKTKA, via the coding sequence ATGAGCAGCACAGCATCAAACGTATCAGAATCAGGGATTTATACAATTTTAGGAGCCGGTGGAATTATCGCGAAGGAGTTAACATCCGTATTGTTAGAAAATGGGAAGCAGGTACGCCTGGTGAGCCGAAAGGTACAGGCGGTAGACGGAGCAAGTGTGATGGCGGCTGATATAACAGATCCGTTACAGACCCGGAGAGCTATCAGTGGTTCTTCTGTCGTTTTTTTAGTGGTGGGTCTTACCTATAACCATAAACTATGGCAGGAGGCCTGGCCGAAGATCATCCAGAATGTGATCCATGCGTGTAGTGAGGGGGGCATTCCACTGATCTTTTTTGACAATGTATATATGTATGGATTGGTAGATGGAAAGATGACGGAGGACACGCCTTTCAATCCGCGTAGTAAAAAAGGGGAGGTGAGGGCATTGATTGCGGGGAAGATCATGGATAGGGTAAAAGAAGGAAGGCTGACGGCAACGATTGCCAGGGCGGCAGATTTCTATGGACCGGGTGCAGATACTACCGGTATTCTCAATATGATGGTGATAGATAAGCTGGCGAAAGGTCAGACAGCGAACTGGCTGGGGAATGATCATGTAACACATAGTTACACGTATACACCTGATGCAGGTAAGGCGTTGTATCTGCTGGCGTCAGATCCTTCGACGTATAACCAGGTATGGCATCTGCCGACGAAGAACCCTGCACCTAACGGGAAGGAATATGTGGAAATGGTTGCAGCAGCATTACATACGAAGCCGAAGTATATGAAGCTGGGTACCTTTATGATCAAGCTGGCAGGCTTTTTCAATACTACGATTGCGGAGTTGCATGAGATGATGTATCAGACAACACATCCTTACATTTTCGATAGTACGAAGTTTGAAAAGCATTTTAATTTCACGCCTACTTCTTACGAAGATGGTATAGCGGCAATTGTAAAAAAGACCAAAGCTTAG
- a CDS encoding efflux RND transporter periplasmic adaptor subunit: protein MKNMLTFSLLASFSCLVISCGAPSAAENKNDNKSADIPVKLLPLNGQLNAHPAISVSGQFTTDDEVLLSFKTGGIIQRILVKEGDAVKQGQVLAVLNPVEINAQVQQAQLGFEKAQRDYKRVDNLYKDSVATLEQLQNAKTALDIAGEQVKTAQFNRTHSQITATASGYVLRKLASEGQLVQPGTPVLETNGAQSGNWLLRVNVSNKEWAAISMQDRANVEVEAVPGKTFQGSVSRKSEGIQPQSGSFTADIKLTGEKPSAIAFGMFGKAVITPVTVTATSANGPWAIPYDALLEGDGNKGFVFITNDNKTVHRVPVTISGMEADKVIISDGLQQAAALIISGSAYLTEGSSINVK from the coding sequence ATGAAAAATATGCTCACCTTCTCACTGCTGGCCTCTTTTTCCTGCCTGGTAATATCCTGCGGAGCGCCCAGTGCTGCTGAAAATAAAAACGATAATAAATCCGCCGATATCCCGGTAAAACTGCTGCCGCTCAATGGCCAGCTGAATGCACATCCCGCCATCTCCGTATCCGGACAGTTTACCACAGATGACGAAGTACTGCTCTCTTTCAAAACCGGCGGTATCATCCAACGCATCCTGGTAAAAGAAGGCGACGCCGTAAAACAAGGCCAGGTACTCGCTGTCCTGAATCCGGTAGAGATCAACGCACAGGTGCAACAGGCACAACTGGGCTTCGAAAAAGCACAACGTGACTACAAACGTGTAGATAATTTATACAAGGATAGTGTAGCCACACTGGAACAGCTACAAAACGCCAAAACCGCGCTGGATATAGCCGGTGAACAGGTTAAAACAGCACAGTTCAATCGTACGCACTCACAGATCACCGCTACCGCCAGCGGTTACGTACTCCGTAAACTCGCCAGCGAAGGACAACTCGTACAACCAGGTACTCCCGTACTGGAAACCAACGGCGCACAATCCGGCAACTGGCTCCTGCGTGTAAACGTAAGCAACAAAGAATGGGCAGCCATCAGTATGCAGGACAGAGCCAATGTAGAAGTAGAAGCTGTTCCCGGCAAAACCTTTCAGGGCAGCGTATCCCGTAAATCTGAAGGTATACAGCCACAGAGCGGTTCCTTTACTGCAGATATCAAACTGACGGGAGAAAAACCTTCCGCAATCGCATTCGGCATGTTCGGTAAAGCAGTCATCACTCCTGTAACCGTAACCGCCACCTCCGCCAATGGTCCATGGGCCATTCCTTATGACGCCTTACTGGAAGGCGACGGTAACAAAGGATTTGTCTTCATCACAAACGATAATAAAACCGTGCATAGAGTACCCGTAACCATCTCGGGCATGGAAGCAGATAAAGTAATTATCAGCGATGGCCTTCAGCAAGCAGCTGCACTCATCATTTCCGGTAGCGCTTACCTCACCGAAGGCAGCTCCATCAACGTTAAATAA
- a CDS encoding efflux RND transporter permease subunit — protein sequence MKISSYAVKNYQFTLVIFIMIIVLGLTTILSMPRSEDPEVKSPIFSVVVVYPGTSPKDMEDLVVDPLEKELSSQENIKRVRTNIGDGLAVIRVEYKYNSNVDDKYQEVLRVVNGKRGELPDNINIDVQRLQPSDVNIMQIALVSETAPKDKIQYYAEKLQDDLENIKALKNVEIHGIPNRQVKIELNLEKIAQLGLPVNKVISSIQNEMANIPGGSVDAGNRSYNIKSSGSYQQLEEIKNTVVFNSKGKNIFLRDVSNIYYGFADEQYETRLNGRRCAFVVAAQKEGENITQTKKLYAPVLTAFKKTLPSNIDMIQHFDQADAVNRRLGGLGKDFIIAILLVAITLLPLGFRPALIVMISIPLSLAIGVVLLNVFGYNLNQLSIVGLVVALGLLVDDSIVVVENIERWILEGHTKMEATLKATKQIGQAVVGCTAALMIAFMPLVFLPEGAGDFIRGLPMAVILSVFASMLVSLTIIPFLSSKLLSEHTGHPDGNIFMRTLKKLIHGSYSRLLDKALNRPVITIVVTVLIFGASMFIFQIVGFSLFPASEKPQFLINITTPPQSSLEYTKSIARQVEQELKNEKAIQYFASNVGKGNPRVYYNVIQEHERTDYAQIFVQLDEHTAPDKKLKLIDRLRKRWTPYPGAKVEVINFEQGPPAPAPVEVRLFGDNLDTLRSLAAQVEIMLQKVPGAIYVNNPVKLLKTDIRVDIDKEKAQLLGIPSVNIDRTVRLAVAGLNLGHYADKNDNDYDVLLTRNKDGRPTMEVFNNLYVNNQDDKPYPLSQVAGLKMEASPLHINHQEKRRVVSVTASLQEGFLADRVISSTIEKMNSIHLPAGYSYEMGGEVEARQDSFGGFLSIIIVTIFLFVAVLVLEFKTFKSTLIVLSVIPLGVVGAAVALWVTGNSLSFVAIIGMIALAGIEVKNTILLVDFTNQLREEGKSLEDAIREAGEIRFLPIVLTSLTAIGGLMPIAVSTNPLIAPLAIVLIGGLISSTLLSRIVTPVVYKLMPPKTANQ from the coding sequence ATGAAAATTTCTTCATACGCGGTAAAGAACTACCAGTTTACACTGGTCATCTTTATCATGATTATTGTATTAGGTCTGACGACCATCCTATCCATGCCCCGCTCAGAGGATCCGGAGGTAAAATCTCCCATATTCAGCGTAGTGGTGGTATACCCTGGTACCAGTCCGAAAGACATGGAAGACCTGGTGGTAGACCCGCTGGAAAAAGAACTCTCCTCCCAGGAAAACATCAAACGTGTACGTACCAATATCGGCGACGGTCTGGCCGTTATCCGCGTAGAATATAAATACAACAGTAACGTAGACGATAAATACCAGGAAGTACTGCGCGTCGTAAATGGTAAACGCGGTGAACTACCCGATAATATCAATATCGACGTACAACGTTTACAACCCAGTGATGTAAACATCATGCAGATCGCCCTCGTATCGGAAACTGCTCCCAAAGACAAAATCCAGTACTACGCCGAAAAACTGCAGGACGACCTGGAGAATATAAAAGCGCTGAAGAACGTAGAGATCCACGGTATTCCCAACAGACAGGTAAAAATAGAACTGAACCTGGAAAAGATCGCCCAACTCGGATTGCCGGTTAATAAAGTGATCTCCAGCATCCAGAATGAAATGGCCAACATCCCCGGCGGTAGCGTAGACGCCGGCAACCGTAGCTATAACATCAAAAGCAGTGGCAGTTATCAGCAACTGGAAGAAATCAAAAACACCGTTGTATTCAACAGCAAGGGAAAGAACATCTTCCTGAGAGACGTTTCCAATATCTATTACGGCTTCGCCGATGAACAATACGAAACAAGATTGAACGGCCGCCGTTGTGCCTTCGTAGTAGCTGCACAGAAAGAAGGCGAAAATATCACGCAGACGAAGAAATTATACGCACCCGTACTGACCGCTTTCAAGAAAACCCTTCCTTCCAATATCGATATGATACAGCATTTCGATCAGGCAGATGCGGTAAACAGACGTCTCGGCGGACTCGGAAAAGACTTCATCATTGCAATCCTCCTGGTAGCGATTACATTGCTCCCACTGGGTTTCCGTCCTGCATTGATTGTGATGATCTCTATTCCCCTGTCCCTCGCTATCGGTGTGGTATTACTGAACGTATTCGGGTATAACCTGAATCAGTTGAGTATCGTCGGACTGGTAGTAGCCCTCGGTTTGCTTGTGGATGATAGTATCGTAGTCGTGGAAAACATCGAACGCTGGATACTCGAAGGGCATACAAAAATGGAAGCTACCTTAAAAGCTACCAAACAGATCGGACAGGCCGTAGTCGGTTGTACAGCCGCACTCATGATTGCCTTTATGCCACTGGTATTCCTCCCGGAAGGCGCTGGTGACTTTATACGTGGTTTACCCATGGCCGTTATCCTGAGCGTATTTGCCTCTATGCTCGTATCACTCACCATCATTCCGTTCCTGTCCAGCAAATTGCTGTCAGAACACACCGGTCACCCGGATGGTAACATCTTCATGCGTACGCTGAAGAAACTCATCCACGGCAGTTACTCCCGCTTACTGGATAAAGCTCTGAACAGACCCGTGATCACTATTGTCGTGACCGTACTGATCTTTGGCGCATCCATGTTTATCTTCCAGATTGTAGGTTTCAGCCTCTTCCCGGCTTCAGAAAAACCACAGTTCCTGATCAACATCACCACACCGCCGCAATCCAGTCTCGAATACACAAAAAGTATCGCCAGACAGGTAGAACAGGAACTGAAGAATGAAAAAGCGATTCAATACTTCGCCTCTAACGTAGGTAAAGGTAACCCACGTGTTTACTATAACGTCATACAGGAACACGAACGTACCGACTACGCACAGATCTTCGTACAGCTGGACGAACACACCGCACCTGATAAAAAGCTGAAACTGATCGACAGACTGCGTAAACGCTGGACGCCATATCCCGGTGCAAAAGTAGAAGTGATCAACTTCGAACAGGGACCACCGGCGCCGGCACCTGTAGAAGTACGTTTGTTCGGAGACAACCTGGATACCCTCCGCAGTCTGGCCGCCCAGGTAGAGATCATGCTGCAGAAAGTGCCAGGCGCTATCTATGTAAACAATCCGGTAAAACTGCTGAAAACAGATATACGTGTAGATATCGATAAAGAGAAAGCGCAATTACTGGGCATTCCAAGTGTGAATATTGACCGTACGGTACGTCTGGCAGTTGCAGGACTTAACCTCGGTCATTATGCCGACAAGAACGATAATGATTACGACGTCCTGCTGACACGTAATAAAGATGGCCGCCCGACCATGGAAGTCTTCAACAACCTCTATGTAAACAACCAGGATGACAAACCTTATCCGTTGTCACAGGTAGCAGGTCTGAAAATGGAGGCGTCCCCCCTGCATATCAATCATCAGGAAAAAAGACGCGTGGTATCTGTGACCGCTTCTTTACAGGAAGGTTTCCTGGCAGACCGTGTTATCAGTAGCACCATCGAAAAGATGAACTCCATCCACCTGCCAGCTGGTTACAGCTATGAAATGGGTGGCGAGGTAGAAGCCCGTCAGGATTCATTCGGCGGTTTCCTCAGCATCATTATAGTGACCATTTTCCTCTTCGTAGCGGTACTGGTACTGGAGTTTAAAACTTTCAAAAGTACCCTGATCGTATTATCTGTTATTCCGCTGGGTGTAGTAGGCGCGGCCGTTGCTTTATGGGTAACCGGCAATTCCCTGTCATTCGTAGCAATTATTGGTATGATTGCCCTTGCGGGAATTGAGGTAAAGAATACAATCCTCCTGGTAGACTTTACAAACCAGTTGAGAGAAGAAGGTAAATCGCTGGAAGACGCAATCAGAGAAGCGGGTGAGATCCGCTTCCTCCCGATTGTGCTCACATCCCTGACCGCCATCGGTGGTCTGATGCCGATAGCAGTCTCCACCAATCCATTGATAGCTCCTTTGGCCATTGTATTGATCGGAGGACTGATCAGTTCTACCCTCCTGTCGAGGATTGTGACACCGGTGGTATACAAACTTATGCCACCTAAAACAGCTAACCAATAA
- a CDS encoding SGNH/GDSL hydrolase family protein, with amino-acid sequence MEQQQNSNRRSFIRNVSLGSLAALSLPQIVSAAVNSNESESPARAKKLTLKKDAVILFQGDSITDAGRKRDKMDPNDQGALGNGYAYLAAATLLTEFPDKNLKIYNKGISGNKVYQLAERWDADCLQLKPDVLSILIGVNDYWHTLTGNYSGTVKTYREDFIKLLDRTKQALPEVQLIIGEPFAVNGVKAVDDKWFPTFNEYRVAAKEIANQFGAVFLPYQTIFDKAQQHAPGSYWTGDGVHPAIPGAGLMAAAWVEMVKKN; translated from the coding sequence ATGGAACAACAACAGAATTCCAACCGGAGGAGTTTTATCCGGAACGTTTCACTGGGTAGCCTGGCTGCCCTGAGCCTTCCTCAGATCGTGTCAGCAGCTGTCAATTCCAACGAAAGTGAAAGCCCGGCCCGTGCCAAAAAACTGACATTGAAAAAAGACGCCGTTATCCTCTTCCAGGGAGACTCCATTACAGATGCAGGACGTAAACGCGATAAAATGGATCCTAATGACCAGGGTGCACTGGGTAATGGCTATGCCTATCTGGCGGCAGCGACTCTGCTGACTGAATTCCCTGATAAAAACCTGAAAATTTATAACAAGGGTATCAGCGGTAATAAGGTGTACCAGCTGGCAGAAAGATGGGACGCTGATTGTCTGCAACTGAAGCCGGACGTTCTCAGCATTCTTATCGGTGTAAACGATTACTGGCATACGCTGACCGGTAACTATAGCGGTACCGTAAAGACGTACCGCGAAGACTTCATCAAACTGCTGGATCGTACCAAACAGGCACTGCCGGAAGTACAGCTGATCATTGGTGAGCCGTTTGCCGTAAATGGTGTGAAAGCGGTTGATGATAAATGGTTCCCTACGTTTAATGAATATCGTGTTGCCGCGAAAGAGATCGCTAACCAGTTTGGAGCTGTGTTTCTGCCTTACCAGACGATCTTCGATAAAGCGCAGCAACATGCGCCGGGTTCCTACTGGACAGGGGATGGCGTACATCCGGCTATTCCCGGAGCGGGCCTGATGGCGGCCGCCTGGGTGGAGATGGTGAAGAAAAATTAG
- a CDS encoding response regulator transcription factor, with translation MKESNYRILVIEEDAALIRKIQQLLTLHHYDVHTSSTAEEGIYICRQYQPDIVVCGVKLRGSSGFHFLMELRNDTSLQHIPFIFISGKEGKEDMRMGMNLGADDFLSRPFKSKELLMSIKSRLTRFTIFNVQQRDKHTTIISVPAIPQEAHHKLSKTEFRVMQMIAEGMSTKEIAQSLNISIKTVENHRHNISKKLNLTGHNSLIKYAIKNLTQQYKILS, from the coding sequence ATGAAAGAGTCAAATTATAGAATACTGGTTATTGAAGAAGATGCTGCTTTAATAAGAAAGATTCAACAGTTATTAACCCTGCATCACTATGACGTACATACGTCCAGCACTGCTGAAGAAGGTATTTACATCTGCCGCCAGTACCAGCCCGACATTGTTGTGTGTGGCGTAAAACTGCGTGGTAGCAGCGGATTTCACTTCCTGATGGAACTACGGAATGATACCTCCCTGCAACATATTCCTTTTATCTTTATCAGCGGTAAAGAAGGAAAAGAAGATATGCGCATGGGCATGAACCTGGGCGCGGACGACTTCCTGTCCAGACCATTCAAAAGCAAAGAATTGCTGATGAGTATCAAGTCAAGGCTTACACGCTTTACCATTTTTAATGTACAGCAAAGGGATAAACACACTACCATTATTTCTGTGCCCGCTATACCACAGGAAGCCCATCACAAACTCAGCAAAACAGAATTCAGGGTCATGCAGATGATCGCTGAAGGCATGAGCACAAAAGAAATCGCACAATCGCTTAACATCAGTATCAAAACCGTCGAAAATCACAGACACAACATTTCGAAAAAATTAAACCTGACAGGTCATAATTCGCTGATCAAATATGCCATAAAAAACCTCACACAGCAATACAAAATATTGTCTTAA